A single region of the Pontibacter kalidii genome encodes:
- a CDS encoding dihydroorotase, whose protein sequence is MKVLLRAATIYNPQSEFHLQQQNILIENGAIAYIGPDEQQADKVIATDGLCVSAGWVDMQAYAGEPGLEYKEDLESLAAAAAAGGFTEVLLLPNTEPVVQTKGAINFIKHKTHTLPVTLLPAAAVTVDAQGKDLTEMIDLHRSGAVAFTDGTHPLQGADVILKALQYLQPFNGLLLNRPEHTRLTENGQMHEGEASTRLGMKGIPALAEEVTITRDLQLLRYTGGKLHFSLISTAAAVAAIRRAKEEGLQVTCDVASYQAAFTDETMEPFDTNYKVTPPFRTSTDAAAIKEGLKDGTIDALVSAHMPQDVEAKKLEFDLAEFGIINLETAFAVANTTLELPLEQLLEKLTSNPRRILGLPEACLAVGEAASLTIFVPEQTWVPSVDKSRSKSHNSPFFGRELKGRVLGTIHKGQLVLNDSF, encoded by the coding sequence ATGAAAGTACTTCTCCGAGCAGCAACTATTTACAATCCCCAATCCGAGTTCCACCTGCAGCAGCAGAACATCCTTATCGAGAACGGCGCTATTGCCTACATTGGGCCTGATGAGCAGCAGGCAGATAAAGTAATTGCGACCGATGGTCTCTGCGTATCGGCGGGATGGGTGGACATGCAGGCCTATGCCGGTGAGCCGGGGCTGGAGTATAAGGAAGACCTGGAGAGCCTGGCCGCCGCCGCTGCCGCCGGAGGCTTTACTGAGGTGCTGCTGTTGCCGAACACCGAGCCGGTGGTGCAGACCAAGGGCGCCATTAACTTCATCAAACACAAAACCCACACGTTGCCGGTAACGCTTCTGCCCGCCGCTGCTGTAACCGTTGATGCCCAAGGCAAAGACCTGACAGAGATGATCGACCTGCACCGCTCGGGGGCTGTGGCTTTTACAGACGGCACGCACCCCTTGCAGGGCGCAGACGTGATCCTGAAGGCGCTGCAGTACCTACAGCCTTTTAACGGCCTGCTGCTGAACAGGCCGGAGCATACGCGCCTTACCGAGAACGGGCAGATGCACGAAGGCGAGGCCAGCACCCGCCTGGGGATGAAAGGCATCCCGGCCCTGGCGGAGGAGGTAACCATTACCCGTGACCTGCAGCTGCTGCGCTACACAGGCGGCAAACTGCACTTCTCGCTTATCTCCACAGCGGCTGCCGTAGCGGCTATCCGCAGGGCGAAGGAAGAGGGGCTGCAGGTAACCTGCGACGTGGCCAGCTACCAGGCTGCCTTTACCGATGAGACCATGGAGCCGTTCGACACCAACTATAAAGTAACGCCGCCCTTCCGTACCTCAACCGATGCGGCAGCCATAAAAGAAGGCTTGAAAGACGGTACCATCGATGCACTGGTATCGGCCCATATGCCGCAGGACGTGGAAGCAAAGAAGCTGGAGTTTGACCTGGCGGAGTTCGGCATCATAAACCTGGAGACAGCCTTTGCGGTGGCGAACACCACGTTGGAACTGCCACTGGAGCAGCTGCTGGAGAAACTGACAAGCAACCCGCGCCGCATACTTGGCTTGCCTGAGGCGTGCCTGGCAGTGGGCGAGGCGGCAAGTCTCACCATCTTCGTCCCCGAGCAGACCTGGGTACCGTCGGTGGATAAAAGCAGATCCAAATCGCACAACAGCCCCTTCTTTGGCCGTGAGTTGAAAGGGCGTGTACTGGGAACAATACATAAGGGGCAGTTAGTGCTCAACGATTCTTTTTAA
- a CDS encoding glycosyltransferase has translation MARRVIIVGPAHPLRGGGMATFNERMAYAFQEAGCEVEIVTFRLQYPSFLFPGKSQFTTEPAPDGLRIKVLINSINPVSWWRAGQYIKKQKPDLVVFRYWLPFMGPALGTIARLIRRNKYSRILAITDNVVPHEKRPGDEPLTRYFLSSCHGFVTLSRAVQQDLERFEPQKPNAYLPHPLYDNFGEAETKEAACAALGLDPKYNYLLFFGFIRAYKGLDLLLQAMADPQVQELHNLKLVVAGEFYEEAAPYHQLIEQLQLQDRLILRTDFIPNAEVRHYFCAADLVVQPYRHATQSGVTQVAYHFDKPMVVTRVGGLSELVPHGEVGYVVEPQPQAIAAAIHHFYSSGQATILAGNISKYKKRFSWSRFVQAVWELAERVKV, from the coding sequence ATGGCGAGGCGGGTAATCATCGTCGGGCCGGCGCACCCGCTGCGGGGCGGAGGCATGGCCACCTTTAACGAACGCATGGCCTATGCCTTCCAGGAGGCGGGCTGCGAGGTGGAGATCGTGACCTTTCGCCTGCAATACCCTTCATTTCTCTTCCCCGGCAAGAGCCAGTTTACCACAGAGCCTGCGCCCGATGGGCTACGAATAAAAGTCCTCATCAACTCCATCAACCCTGTTAGTTGGTGGCGTGCGGGGCAGTATATCAAAAAGCAAAAGCCTGATCTGGTAGTGTTCCGGTACTGGCTGCCGTTTATGGGACCGGCGCTGGGCACGATAGCCCGCCTTATTCGCCGCAACAAGTATAGCCGCATCCTGGCCATCACCGATAACGTGGTGCCGCACGAGAAGCGCCCCGGCGATGAACCCCTTACCCGGTATTTTCTCAGCTCCTGCCACGGCTTCGTAACCTTGTCGCGCGCTGTGCAGCAGGACCTGGAGCGATTTGAGCCGCAAAAGCCCAATGCATACCTGCCGCACCCCCTCTACGACAACTTTGGCGAGGCCGAGACTAAAGAGGCCGCCTGCGCCGCCCTGGGGCTGGACCCAAAGTATAACTACCTGCTCTTTTTCGGCTTTATCCGTGCCTACAAGGGGCTCGACCTGCTGCTGCAGGCCATGGCCGATCCACAGGTGCAGGAGCTGCATAACCTGAAGCTGGTTGTGGCCGGCGAGTTTTACGAGGAGGCCGCGCCCTACCACCAGCTCATCGAGCAACTGCAGCTGCAGGACCGGCTTATACTTCGCACCGATTTTATACCGAACGCCGAGGTGCGCCACTACTTCTGCGCCGCCGACCTGGTGGTGCAGCCTTACAGACACGCCACGCAGAGCGGCGTGACGCAGGTGGCCTACCATTTTGACAAACCGATGGTGGTCACGCGCGTGGGAGGCCTCTCGGAACTGGTGCCGCACGGCGAGGTGGGCTATGTGGTGGAGCCGCAGCCACAGGCCATCGCCGCCGCCATTCATCACTTCTACTCTTCCGGGCAGGCGACTATACTTGCCGGGAACATCAGCAAGTATAAAAAGCGCTTTAGCTGGAGCCGCTTTGTGCAGGCGGTGTGGGAACTGGCGGAGCGGGTGAAAGTTTAG
- a CDS encoding NAD(P)H-binding protein gives MKKENYILVLGAGGNIGGKVAQELLSRGAKVGVVGRNRSRLGQFEGKAEVWEGDFNDDAFLHQAFLKANRLLLTVPDDAFTDVAATAQRLARLLQGTAVTHIVNISNSIIQKAGKPTRLVALEEELNRYLPQHLLHLRCGNFFENLNWGLHTPYAPNLKLPYVSSYEVAFEAANHLQQRDFTGKEVKALLGERDYGMAELAAAAGVTYQQLPYTPENIHFYRPFNEGDFEVEPRIGKREPGTDERFTLTYFLQHDLQRGKV, from the coding sequence ATGAAAAAGGAAAATTACATACTGGTGCTGGGCGCCGGTGGCAACATCGGCGGCAAAGTGGCGCAAGAGCTGCTATCTAGAGGCGCTAAGGTAGGCGTAGTAGGCCGCAACCGTAGCCGCTTAGGGCAATTTGAAGGCAAGGCGGAAGTATGGGAAGGCGATTTTAACGATGACGCTTTTTTGCATCAGGCGTTCCTGAAAGCCAACAGGTTGTTGCTGACCGTGCCGGATGATGCTTTCACAGATGTTGCTGCCACAGCGCAAAGGCTGGCGCGTTTGCTGCAAGGCACAGCAGTAACGCATATTGTCAATATCAGCAACAGCATCATCCAAAAAGCAGGCAAGCCAACCAGGCTGGTGGCGCTGGAAGAGGAACTGAACCGGTACTTGCCTCAGCACCTGCTGCACCTGCGCTGCGGAAACTTTTTCGAGAACCTGAACTGGGGGCTCCACACGCCTTATGCGCCTAATCTGAAACTACCTTATGTTTCCTCTTATGAAGTGGCCTTTGAGGCTGCTAACCATCTGCAGCAGCGGGATTTTACAGGTAAAGAGGTAAAGGCTTTACTGGGCGAGCGTGATTATGGCATGGCGGAACTGGCAGCGGCAGCCGGCGTCACCTACCAGCAGTTGCCCTACACTCCGGAGAACATCCACTTCTACAGGCCTTTTAACGAGGGTGACTTTGAGGTGGAGCCGCGCATAGGGAAGCGCGAGCCAGGCACTGACGAGCGCTTTACGCTAACGTACTTCCTGCAGCACGACCTGCAACGAGGCAAAGTATAA
- a CDS encoding BatA domain-containing protein, producing MAFLYPSFLFALAAVAVPIILHLVQLRRAKRVMFSNVRFIQVSKDLTASQRNLKELLILLCRVLFIVFLVLAFAQPFLPASDAAMATDGSDVGIAVDNSFSMQNLHMEEDLTLLHVATDKAKVITDLFPASAAFRLSGTESLNHGAPVQKGEAAAILDRLDFSAKRFTPSQVLKSQPSHIFILSDFQKNNFSPAVLDAADSLTQVHLVPLAAANVSNITIDSVYLEDEFVRPGAENRLHVLLTNTGSEAVEDVPVKLFIQEEQASALSIDLPAKQSTAAVMSFKASAGRATKAYVQVEDYPVEFDNTYYFVLAPSAPIKVVEVTDNQNSELQRLYGNEPFFRFASFRSGSIDYATLAAADIVILNGVESLSAALAATAANYVNEGGSLSIIPPADQDKGAYAALFQSLNLPASFTGSGAEVAKTSLAAPDPNNPFFRSIFSDFDAEMQMPAAGRSIAWTRASDDILKYKGGAPFLSRFDRGSGFVYLMAAPLQENYSALPNHALFVPIMYRLAISSYKQAQQLAYTLGGGTIQLPASVQSRQEGVYELRRDSLAFIPEQQVRGGRLYFNVPPDMSEAGFYTLQLQDSAVATLAFNYGKEESYLEQYSPDELRTLLGKGRPNVHVYDYGDAFSVKGEFEKRYFGVKLWKYCLILCLFFLMAEIALIRFL from the coding sequence ATGGCATTCCTGTACCCATCCTTTCTGTTTGCACTGGCAGCTGTGGCTGTTCCGATTATACTTCACCTGGTGCAGTTAAGGCGTGCCAAACGGGTCATGTTCAGTAATGTCAGGTTCATCCAGGTATCGAAGGATCTTACGGCAAGCCAACGCAACCTGAAGGAACTACTCATACTCCTCTGCCGGGTTCTTTTTATCGTGTTTCTTGTGCTGGCTTTTGCGCAGCCCTTTCTGCCAGCCTCCGATGCGGCAATGGCTACTGATGGATCAGATGTAGGCATAGCAGTAGATAATTCCTTTAGCATGCAGAACCTGCACATGGAGGAAGACCTGACACTTCTGCATGTGGCTACGGATAAAGCCAAGGTTATAACTGATCTTTTCCCCGCTTCCGCTGCTTTCAGGCTATCGGGCACAGAAAGTCTAAACCACGGAGCGCCTGTACAGAAGGGTGAAGCTGCAGCCATTCTTGATCGGCTTGATTTCTCCGCAAAAAGGTTTACGCCTTCCCAAGTGCTAAAAAGCCAACCCAGCCATATTTTCATACTTTCGGACTTTCAGAAGAACAACTTTTCGCCAGCTGTACTGGATGCTGCTGATTCACTTACGCAGGTGCATCTTGTCCCCTTGGCTGCCGCCAACGTATCCAACATCACCATAGATTCTGTTTACCTGGAGGATGAGTTTGTAAGACCCGGCGCAGAGAACAGGCTGCATGTGCTGCTGACGAACACAGGATCGGAGGCGGTGGAAGATGTGCCTGTAAAACTTTTTATACAGGAGGAACAGGCATCAGCACTAAGTATAGATCTGCCGGCAAAGCAATCAACCGCAGCGGTGATGTCTTTTAAGGCATCCGCAGGCAGGGCAACGAAAGCTTATGTTCAGGTAGAGGACTACCCGGTAGAGTTCGACAATACGTATTACTTCGTGCTGGCTCCCTCTGCTCCCATCAAGGTTGTTGAGGTTACAGATAACCAGAACTCTGAACTGCAGCGCCTGTATGGCAACGAGCCATTCTTCAGGTTCGCCTCTTTCCGGAGCGGGAGTATAGATTATGCCACCTTGGCTGCCGCTGACATAGTCATACTAAATGGAGTAGAGTCGCTATCGGCAGCGCTGGCGGCAACTGCGGCCAACTATGTAAATGAAGGAGGGAGCCTAAGTATAATTCCACCTGCCGATCAGGATAAAGGGGCTTATGCCGCGCTTTTCCAGAGTCTGAACCTGCCTGCCTCTTTTACAGGCTCAGGTGCCGAAGTTGCCAAGACCTCCCTGGCCGCACCGGACCCCAATAACCCCTTCTTCCGGAGTATCTTTTCTGATTTTGATGCCGAGATGCAGATGCCGGCTGCCGGCAGAAGTATAGCCTGGACCAGGGCATCGGATGACATCCTCAAGTATAAAGGCGGTGCACCGTTCCTTTCCCGTTTCGACAGGGGCAGCGGCTTTGTCTACCTTATGGCCGCACCGCTGCAGGAAAACTATAGTGCACTGCCTAACCATGCGCTCTTTGTTCCCATTATGTACAGGCTGGCTATCAGCAGCTATAAGCAAGCGCAGCAGCTGGCGTATACTTTGGGAGGAGGGACCATCCAACTACCTGCGTCGGTGCAATCCAGGCAGGAAGGCGTGTACGAACTCAGGAGAGATAGCCTCGCCTTTATACCTGAGCAGCAAGTGCGCGGGGGCAGGCTATACTTTAATGTGCCTCCGGACATGAGCGAAGCAGGTTTTTACACGTTGCAGTTGCAGGACTCCGCAGTGGCTACCCTGGCTTTTAATTACGGCAAGGAGGAGTCTTACCTGGAGCAGTATAGCCCCGATGAACTCCGCACGCTGCTGGGCAAGGGCCGGCCAAACGTGCACGTGTACGACTACGGCGATGCGTTTTCGGTGAAAGGTGAGTTTGAAAAACGATATTTTGGCGTCAAGCTTTGGAAATATTGCCTAATATTGTGTCTGTTTTTCCTGATGGCCGAAATAGCACTTATTAGATTCCTCTGA
- a CDS encoding glycosyltransferase family 2 protein, translating to MQYTYDISVVVPLFNEEESLPELVRWIRRVMHAHQFSYEVILVDDGSTDRSWDVINALGEEDKAVKGISFNRNYGKSAALNEGFRRCEGEVVITMDADLQDSPEEIPALYDMIKHQKYDLVSGWKKKRFDPLSKTIPTKFFNGATRRLSGIKLHDFNCGLKAYRQLLVKSIEVHGEMHRYIPVIAKWNGFTRIGEKVVQHQERKYGTTKFGLERFVYGFLDLLSITFVSRFKKRPMHFFGSLGTLMFVMGLGITIWLIVQKLFGLYSDGRVRDIVDQPLFFLALVAVVLGVQLFLAGFLAEMISMASSKRNEYLIRDKVGSIKK from the coding sequence ATGCAATACACTTACGATATTTCGGTAGTAGTTCCGCTCTTCAATGAGGAGGAGTCGCTGCCTGAACTCGTGCGCTGGATCAGGAGAGTGATGCATGCGCACCAGTTTTCTTATGAGGTGATACTGGTGGACGACGGCAGCACCGACCGCTCCTGGGATGTGATCAACGCCCTGGGTGAGGAGGACAAAGCCGTTAAGGGCATCAGTTTTAACCGCAATTACGGCAAGTCTGCCGCCCTGAACGAGGGCTTCCGCCGCTGCGAGGGCGAAGTGGTCATTACCATGGACGCGGACCTGCAGGACAGCCCCGAGGAGATCCCGGCCCTCTACGACATGATCAAGCACCAGAAGTATGACCTGGTGAGTGGCTGGAAAAAGAAGCGTTTCGACCCTCTGAGCAAAACCATTCCTACAAAGTTCTTTAACGGCGCCACACGCAGGCTTTCGGGCATAAAGCTGCACGACTTTAACTGCGGCCTGAAGGCCTACCGCCAACTGCTGGTTAAAAGTATAGAGGTACACGGCGAGATGCACCGTTACATTCCGGTTATCGCCAAATGGAACGGCTTTACCAGGATAGGCGAGAAGGTGGTGCAACACCAGGAACGCAAGTATGGCACCACTAAGTTCGGACTGGAGCGCTTCGTGTACGGTTTCCTTGATTTGCTATCGATTACGTTTGTGAGCCGCTTTAAAAAGCGCCCGATGCACTTCTTCGGCTCGCTGGGCACGCTGATGTTCGTGATGGGCCTGGGCATTACGATCTGGCTGATCGTGCAGAAACTGTTTGGCCTATACTCCGATGGCCGCGTGCGTGACATTGTGGACCAGCCGCTGTTTTTCCTGGCGCTGGTGGCCGTTGTACTTGGTGTGCAGCTGTTTCTGGCCGGATTCCTGGCTGAGATGATCTCCATGGCGTCAAGCAAGCGCAACGAGTACCTGATCCGAGACAAAGTAGGCTCCATTAAAAAATAA
- a CDS encoding DUF4199 domain-containing protein — MTEKQPSVGSVALKWGFIFALIGVIFTLVLMVSGMAENRWISSLAYLILIGGIVMAMKNYKEENNGFMSYGQGLGIGSIVSVVYGLLSGISSWLYMEFVDPDYMSRIMEKQRVQMLQDGMTDEQIDAGMAIAENFQGPFTVILGSALITLIFGFILSLIISAVMKNSRPEFE, encoded by the coding sequence ATGACTGAGAAACAACCTTCCGTTGGATCTGTTGCCTTAAAGTGGGGCTTCATCTTTGCGCTGATCGGCGTTATTTTTACCCTGGTGCTGATGGTGTCCGGCATGGCAGAGAACCGTTGGATCTCCAGCCTCGCTTACCTTATTCTGATAGGAGGTATCGTGATGGCCATGAAGAACTATAAGGAGGAAAACAATGGTTTCATGTCGTATGGCCAGGGATTGGGTATTGGCTCGATTGTTTCAGTTGTTTACGGCCTCCTTTCCGGTATCTCGTCCTGGCTGTATATGGAGTTTGTGGATCCGGATTATATGAGCCGCATCATGGAGAAACAGCGCGTGCAGATGCTGCAGGATGGCATGACCGACGAGCAGATCGATGCGGGTATGGCTATCGCTGAGAACTTCCAGGGGCCGTTCACAGTGATCCTCGGTTCTGCCTTGATCACGTTGATTTTTGGGTTTATCCTGTCGCTGATCATCTCTGCGGTGATGAAAAACTCGCGACCGGAGTTTGAGTAA
- a CDS encoding DUF4199 domain-containing protein — protein sequence MFNQTIVRIGIRYGVLSGLICFALVALLYVAGYNPFGDMGRISYLPIPIFVFLAIRNYKKYSDTELTFGRGLRVGLAVAFYTALTSALLVLALIYLVGPEILQNHIAEMQALMEETREQQVQLLGEESYRGVYEALENLTPTTQAADFFLWRLIVGSIFALVAAVFFRK from the coding sequence ATGTTTAATCAAACAATTGTGCGGATTGGTATACGGTATGGAGTGCTGAGCGGCCTCATCTGCTTTGCCCTGGTGGCGCTGCTATACGTTGCAGGCTACAATCCCTTCGGCGACATGGGCAGGATCTCCTATTTACCGATTCCGATCTTCGTCTTTCTGGCCATCCGGAACTATAAAAAGTATAGCGATACAGAGCTGACGTTTGGCAGGGGACTGCGGGTAGGTCTGGCGGTGGCATTTTATACGGCCCTGACCTCTGCCTTGCTGGTACTGGCGCTGATATACCTGGTGGGGCCTGAAATCCTGCAGAACCATATCGCCGAGATGCAGGCCCTGATGGAGGAGACGCGGGAGCAGCAGGTGCAGTTGCTAGGGGAGGAGTCGTACAGGGGCGTGTATGAGGCGCTGGAGAACCTGACGCCTACGACACAGGCCGCTGATTTCTTTTTGTGGAGGTTGATTGTGGGCAGCATCTTCGCGCTGGTGGCTGCCGTGTTTTTCCGGAAATAA
- the purB gene encoding adenylosuccinate lyase, translating to MNLTTLTAISPVDGRYRRHTSDLAPFFSEFGLIRYRVLVEVEYFIALCELPLPQLQDVNASLFPELRAIYGNFTEQEALTIKETEKTTNHDVKAVEYFLKEKFDQLGLGEHKEFIHFGLTSQDVNNTAIPLSLREAHERVLLPTYQSILQTLQGLAHEWKDVPMLAHTHGQPASPTRLGKEIMVFAERLQRQLDLLAQVPFSAKFGGATGNFNAHHVAYPGINWPEFGNRFVQEQLGLTRSQYTTQIEHYDNLAAYFDGLKRLNTILLDFSRDVWQYVSMGYFKQKIKAGEVGSSAMPHKVNPIDFENAEGNLGIANALLEHLSAKLPISRLQRDLTDSTVLRNVGVPLAHALIALKSLEKGIGKLELNEAALHAHLEDNWAVVAEGIQTVLRRQGYPQPYEALKELTRKNEKMTQERIHTFIDTLQVSEEVKAELKKISPFNYTGVEQLI from the coding sequence ATGAACCTGACAACACTTACCGCTATTTCGCCGGTAGATGGCCGTTACCGCCGCCACACCAGCGACCTTGCCCCTTTTTTCTCGGAGTTTGGCCTGATCCGCTACCGTGTGCTGGTGGAGGTAGAGTACTTTATCGCGCTCTGCGAGCTGCCGCTGCCACAATTGCAGGATGTTAACGCAAGCCTGTTTCCGGAGCTGCGCGCCATTTACGGGAATTTTACGGAGCAGGAGGCCCTGACCATCAAGGAAACGGAGAAAACCACCAATCATGATGTAAAGGCGGTAGAATATTTTCTGAAAGAGAAATTTGACCAGCTGGGCCTGGGCGAGCATAAGGAGTTCATCCACTTCGGGCTCACCTCCCAGGACGTAAACAATACGGCTATTCCGCTCTCGCTGCGCGAGGCGCATGAGCGCGTGCTGCTGCCAACCTACCAAAGTATACTGCAAACCCTGCAGGGACTGGCGCATGAGTGGAAAGACGTGCCGATGCTGGCGCACACGCACGGCCAGCCGGCCTCCCCTACCCGTTTGGGCAAGGAGATCATGGTGTTTGCCGAGCGCCTGCAGCGTCAGCTGGACCTGCTGGCCCAGGTGCCTTTCTCGGCCAAGTTCGGCGGTGCTACCGGCAACTTTAACGCCCACCATGTGGCGTATCCAGGTATAAACTGGCCTGAGTTCGGCAACCGCTTCGTGCAGGAGCAGCTGGGCCTGACCCGCAGCCAGTACACCACGCAGATTGAGCACTACGACAACCTGGCCGCGTACTTCGACGGGCTGAAGCGCCTGAACACGATCCTGCTGGACTTCTCCCGCGACGTATGGCAATACGTGTCGATGGGTTATTTTAAGCAGAAGATAAAGGCCGGTGAGGTGGGTTCCTCTGCCATGCCACACAAGGTTAACCCGATCGACTTTGAAAATGCTGAGGGCAACCTGGGCATCGCCAATGCGCTGCTGGAGCACTTGTCTGCCAAGCTGCCTATCTCCCGCCTGCAACGCGATCTCACGGACTCTACGGTTCTTCGTAACGTGGGAGTGCCGCTGGCGCACGCGCTTATCGCCCTCAAATCCCTGGAGAAAGGGATTGGGAAACTGGAGCTGAATGAGGCCGCCCTGCACGCACACCTGGAGGACAATTGGGCGGTGGTAGCGGAGGGCATCCAGACAGTGCTGCGCCGCCAAGGCTACCCGCAGCCGTACGAGGCACTGAAGGAGCTGACCCGCAAAAACGAAAAGATGACTCAGGAGCGCATCCATACCTTCATCGACACGCTGCAGGTAAGCGAGGAGGTGAAGGCGGAGCTGAAGAAAATCTCTCCGTTTAACTATACCGGCGTGGAGCAGCTGATCTGA
- a CDS encoding GNAT family N-acetyltransferase: MIKIEKYSELTPSARNVLNQLIEEEFGHVAFVQERVWAQPEWVLTMYENGEVATVCHVVLREVSMDGKRYKVAGINNVITPKNNRGKGYASQVLREAEKLVFEELGYAYALLLCADALLPFYSRTGWYKVEDCALYYHQPTGEEIYNSNVMLLPANNLPPYNPKYINLNGLPW; the protein is encoded by the coding sequence ATGATCAAGATTGAAAAATATAGTGAGTTAACGCCTTCTGCCAGAAACGTTCTTAACCAGCTTATTGAGGAGGAATTTGGTCACGTTGCCTTTGTGCAGGAGCGTGTGTGGGCGCAGCCAGAGTGGGTGCTGACGATGTATGAGAACGGCGAGGTAGCTACGGTTTGCCATGTGGTACTGCGCGAGGTAAGTATGGATGGGAAGAGGTATAAAGTAGCGGGTATCAACAACGTTATTACACCAAAGAACAACAGGGGCAAAGGCTATGCAAGCCAGGTTTTGCGCGAGGCGGAAAAGCTTGTTTTCGAGGAGTTAGGTTATGCCTACGCTCTGTTGCTCTGTGCTGACGCCCTGTTGCCGTTCTACAGCCGCACGGGGTGGTATAAAGTAGAGGATTGTGCGTTATACTATCATCAGCCAACGGGTGAGGAGATCTACAACTCTAACGTGATGCTGCTTCCGGCGAACAACCTGCCCCCTTACAACCCTAAATACATTAACCTAAACGGGCTGCCCTGGTAA